Proteins from one Limanda limanda chromosome 9, fLimLim1.1, whole genome shotgun sequence genomic window:
- the sbno2b gene encoding si:ch73-63e15.2 isoform X5 — MSLMQFWTKLYSQLGRPLPKDLSCIDDLSTNSLFSSPADSLSEYADAQSFISTDNLDTVPTLWDVSTSTTTTPAQSQLEQNGSSRFHGLASLDDITAIISTPPLGGFQAKRTQTPPEEEEDAEDEETEELGHVDTYAEYKPSKSTIGISHPDIVVETNTLSSVPPPDITYTLSIPESTINCGLLSALQLEAIIYACQQHEVILQNNQRAGFLIGDGAGVGKGRTVAGIILENYLKGRKKALWFSISNDLKFDAERDFKDIDAPLIPVHALNKIKYGDTATSEGVLFATYSALIGESQAGGQRRTRIKQILDWCKPDFDGVIIFDECHKAKNATSTKMGKAVLDLQNKLPRARVVYASATGASEPKNMIYMSRLGIWGEGTPFRAFDDFLHTIEKRGVGAMEIVAMDMKVSGMYIARQLSFSGVSFRVEEIKLDSDFKLVYNKAAKLWAEALQVFLRAADELGLVSRKSLWGQFWSSHQRFFKYLCIAAKVRCLVELAQKDLLAGKCIVIGLQSTGESRTREVLDENDGQLDRFVSAAEGVFQSLVSKHFPSEKQRREKAPGNKRKRKPRGRHHKVAKHTVDSGGVINITDDSSSDSDGMDTDSNSSPDSLLDNDDVIFVNHTSFQTARIEEMKQSLLSKIAVLGKELPLNTLDELIDKFGGPDKVSEMTGRKGRVVRRPDGSVRYESRAEQGLTIDHINLKEKDRFMNGEKCVAIISEAASSGISLQADKRIKNQRRRVHMTLELPWSADRAIQQFGRTHRSNQVTAPEYIFLISELAGERRFASIVAKRLESLGALTHGDRRATESRDLSKYNFENKYGTKALDKITKAILGHIENKVPPPKGYPGGEAIFFREMKLGMMDVGIFCKEPRFGINTEKDCSITKFLNRILGLEVHKQNYLFQYFTDNFDYLIEKDKKEGKYDMGILDLAPGNDEIYEEKQESFLTVGNPQDGQVVLYKISVDRGLTWDEAFNRSQKLNSADEGFYLSQKLRGNHPCVLLAEQGRGKNFVVFKPNIGKQSHPESLDNLHQRYRKVTPEEARDIWENQFTFSFKKCSHANWNGKCKKIEEGQECLQGMRLRQYHMLCGALLRVWKRVSDVVSDITSSSILQIVRLRTKDHNKQVGIKIPENCVARVREELLLMDEEVKRRRKEKEQQAADQRLAEERVRKMEQDNKYLLANLFNQKPMLNQSLPQPLSQSQLLKLKLNQNSLLRAQTGGFSQLQRMPGQSKSTLQPPPQNLLSLKRNPSQTQQQQQRTHNSWPNNPTTTNNNQAPLPNPVSLSSNFSQFYPQSFLSSFPQLKNPSLPLNQATLSQSLSSKNPLNEILDLTVSSPSLSPDTTEAGLALEALAGHAAAFEYNLESLISQSALNAQHAAQIQQPLLLQQQQQQQHQQQQHLQVTQQQQQQQQQQQHLQATQQQQQQQPPQHLQTTQQQNHSLLANNHHQNLLDLFDVPLSPQMPQQKVSPSSSASSCSSSTSAPSSVSNNLVSHVPGGLPPASTLIPTSSPASLFSNPSSSSSLFPSPSPCFSPSFLLTQSDTLSLPNGHCSSATLDVREALNSMLQSGSDRKSVIQYLPQD; from the exons GACCTGTCCTGCATTGATGACCTCTCCACAAACTCTTTGTTCTCCTCACCGGCCGACTCGCTGTCGGAGTATGCTGATGCCCAGTCCTTCATCAGCACAGATAACCTGGACACGGTGCCCACCCTCTGGGACGTCAGCACTAGTACCACCACCACACCAGCACAAAGCCAGCTAGAG CAGAATGGCAGCAGCAGGTTTCATGGCTTGGCCAGTTTGGATGATATAACTGCTATTATCAGCACCCCACCTTTAGGAGGATTCCAG GCTAAGAGAACTCAGACTCcgccagaggaggaagaggatgctgAGGATGAGGAGACGGAGGAACTGGGACATGTAGACACATATGCTGAGTACAAGCCTTCGAAAT cGACCATAGGAATCTCTCATCCTGACATAGTGGTGGAGACCAACACACTATCCAGTGTCCCTCCTCCTGACATCACATACACTCTCTCTATCCCTGAGTCGACTATTAACTGCGGCTTGCTATCCGCTCTGCAGCTAGAGGCCATCATCTATGCCTGCCAG CAACACGAGGTGATCCTTCAGAACAACCAGAGAGCCGGCTTCCTGATTGGAGATGGGGCAGGGGTCGGAAAAGGTCGCACTGTGGCAGGAATCATCCTGGAGAATTACCTTAAGGGAAGAAAGAAAGCACTGTG GTTTAGCATATCCAATGATCTGAAATTTGATGCAGAGAGAGATTTCAAAGACATAGATGCACCGCTTATTCCTGTGCATGCCTTAAACAAG aTTAAGTATGGAGACACAGCTACCTCAGAAGGAGTCCTGTTCGCAACCTACTCTGCGCTGATAGGAGAGAGCCAAGCAGGAGGGCAGCGGCGGACGAGAATTAAACAGATCCTGGACTGGTGCAAGCCAGACTTTGATGGAGTT ATTATTTTTGATGAATGCCACAAAGCCAAGAATGCCACATCCACAAAGATGGGCAAGGCAGTGCTTGACCTGCAAAACAAGCTGCCACGGGCCAGAGTGGTGTATGCCAGTGCCACAG GTGCCTCTGAGCCAAAGAACATGATCTATATGAGCCGCCTGGGAATCTGGGGTGAGGGCACGCCCTTCAGAGCATTCGATGACTTCCTGCACACCATCGAGAAAAG AGGTGTCGGGGCCATGGAGATTGTTGCCATGGACATGAAAGTGAGCGGTATGTACATTGCCAGGCAGCTGAGCTTCTCAGGGGTATCTTTCCGCGTTGAGGAGATCAAACTAGACAGTGACTTCAAACTGGTCTATAACAAAGCTGCCAAACTG TGGGCAGAGGCATTGCAAGTTTTCTTGCGTGCGGCAGATGAGCTGGGCCTGGTGAGCAGGAAGTCTCTGTGGGGGCAGTTCTGGTCGTCTCACCAACGCTTCTTCAAATACCTCTGCATCGCTGCCAAGGTCCGCTGCCTGGTGGAGCTGGCCCAAAAGGATCTGCTGGCCGGAAAG TGCATCGTTATTGGCCTTCAGTCGACCGGAGAGTCTCGCACCAGAGAAGTCCTGGATGAGAATGATGGACAGCTGGACAGAtttgtctctgcagcaga GGGAGtattccagtctctggtatcgAAACATTTCCcttcagagaaacagaggagagagaaggcaCCAGGCAATAAGAGAAAAC GGAAGCCTAGAGGGCGCCACCACAAGGTAGCCAAGCACACAGTGGACAGCGGCGGTGTGATCAACATCACTGATGACAGCAGTAGTGACTCCGACGGCATGGACACAGACTCCAACTCCTCACCCGACTCCCTGCTGGACAACGATGATGTGATCTTTGTGAACCACACTAGCTTCCAGACAG CGAGGATAGAGGAGATGAAGCAGAGCCTCCTCAGCAAAATAGCCGTGCTGGGAAAAGAACTACCTCTCAACACCTTGGATGAGCTCATAGATAAGTTTGGCGGACCAGATAAAGTCTCAGAG ATGACCGGTCGTAAGGGTCGCGTGGTTCGGCGTCCTGATGGCAGCGTCCGTTATGAGTCACGGGCTGAGCAGGGTCTCACCATCGACCACATCAACTTAAAGGAAAAAGACCGCTTCATGAATGGAGAAAAG TGTGTTGCTATCATCTCAGAGGCAGCCAGCTCTGGGATTTCCCTGCAGGCGGACAAGCGAATTAAAAACCAGAGGCGCAGGGTCCACATGACCCTGGAGCTGCCATGGAGCGCAGACAGAGCTATTCAGCAGTTTG gCCGCACCCATCGGTCCAATCAGGTGACGGCCCCAGAGTACATCTTCCTCATCTCAGAGTTGGCAGGGGAGAGACGCTTTGCCTCCATTGTGGCAAAGAGACTAGAGAGCCTG GGGGCTTtaacacatggagacagaagaGCCACTGAATCCAGAGACCTGAGCAAGTACAATTTTGAAAACAAG TACGGTACCAAGGCTTTGGATAAGATCACCAAAGCAATCCTAGGCCACATAGAGAACAAAGTGCCCCCTCCCAAAGGTTATCCAGGGGGTGAGGCCATCTTCTTCAGAG aaaTGAAACTTGGAATGATGGATGTAGGAATCTTTTGTAAGGAGCCGCGCTTTGGGATCAATACAGAGAAAG aCTGCAGCATCACCAAGTTCCTCAATCGTATCCTTGGCCTGGAGGTCCACAAGCAGAACTATCTCTTCCAGTACTTCACTGATAACTTTGATTATCTAATCGAGAAGGACAAGAAGGAGGGCAAATACGATATGGGAATCCTAG ACCTGGCCCCGGGTAATGACGAGATCTatgaggagaagcaggaatCTTTCCTGACAGTTGGAAACCCTCAGGATGGACAGGTTGTTCTCTATAAG ATCAGTGTGGACAGAGGTTTGACCTGGGATGAGGCCTTCAACAGGTCTCAGAAGCTCAACAGCGCCGATGAGGGATTCTATCTGTCCCAGAAG CTGCGAGGAAACCACCCATGTGTGCTGCTGGCTGAGCAAGGAAGAGGCAAGAACTTTGTTGTCTTCAAGCCTAATATCGGCAAGCAGAGCCACCCCGAGAGCCTGGACAACCTACACCAGCGTTACCGGAAG GTGACTCCGGAGGAAGCTAGAGACATTTGGGAGAACCagttcaccttctccttcaAGAAGTGTAGCCATGCCAACTG GAATGGGAAGTGTAAGAAAATTGAGGAAGGCCAGGAGTGTCTGCAGGGCATGCGCCTGCGTCAGTACCACATGTTGTGTGGTGCTCTCCTGCGCGTGTGGAAGCGTGTGTCCGACGTGGTGTCTGACATCACCAGCTCCAGCATCTTGCAGATTGTCCGTCTTAGAACTAAGGATCACAACAAGCAAGTCG GTATCAAGATCCCAGAGAACTGCGTGGCCCGTGTGCGGGAAGAGCTATTGCTAATGgacgaggaggtgaagaggaggcggaaggagaaggagcagcaggccGCGGATCAGCGGCTGGCGGAGGAGCGCGTGCGTAAAATGGAGCAGGATAACAAGTACCTTCTGGCGAATCTGTTCAACCAGAAGCCCATGCTTAACCAGTCCCTCCCTCAGCCTCTCAGCCAGAGCCAGCTCCTCAAACTGAAACTGAACCAAAACTCTCTATTGAGGGCACAAACTGGGGGCTTCTCTCAGCTGCAGAGAATGCCAGGCCAGAGCAAGTCTACcttacagccccccccccagaacTTGTTGTCCTTAAAGCGAAATCCCAGCcaaacgcagcagcagcagcaacggACCCATAACAGCTGGCCCAACAATCCCACCACAACCAACAACAACCAGGCCCCTCTGCCCAACCCCGTTAGCCTCAGCTCAAATTTCTCTCAGTTTTACCCCCagtctttcctttcctcttttccaCAGCTGAAGAACCCGTCTCTTCCACTCAATCAGGCCACGCTGTCTCAAAGCTTGTCTTCCAAGAATCCCCTGAATGAGATCTTGGACCTAACTGTCAGCTCCCCGTCGCTCTCCCCAGACACCACGGAGGCCGGGCTGGCTCTTGAAGCTCTGGCCGGACACGCAGCAGCATTCGAATACAACCTGGAGTCTCTGATTTCCCAGAGTGCATTGAATGCTCAGCACGCTGCACAAATACAGCAGCCTCTTTtgctacaacaacaacaacagcagcagcaccagcagcagcaacatctgcaggtgacacagcagcagcagcaacaacaacaacaacaacaacatctacaggcgacacagcagcagcagcagcagcaaccaccACAGCATCTGCAGACGACGCAGCAGCAGAATCACAGCCTGCTCGCCAATAACCACCATCAGAACCTGTTAGATTTGTTTGACGTGCCCCTTTCTCCCCAGATGCCCCAGCAGAAAGTCAGCCCttcatcctctgcttcctcctgttcttcctccacctccgccCCCTCGTCTGTGTCGAACAACCTGGTCTCTCACGTGCCCGGTGGTCTCCCGCCCGCGTCCACCCTCATCCCAACATCATCCCCCGCTTCTCTCTTCTCCAAcccgtcctcctcttcttctctgtttcccaGCCCTTCcccctgtttctctccctcctttctcctcacCCAGTCGGACACTCTGTCCTTACCCAACGGCCACTGCAGTTCTGCCACTCTCGACGTCCGCGAGGCGCTGAACAGCATGCTACAGTCCGGTTCAGACCGCAAGTCTGTCATCCAGTACCTGCCACAAGACTGA
- the sbno2b gene encoding si:ch73-63e15.2 isoform X6 produces the protein MIVCLIPRCLPDLSCIDDLSTNSLFSSPADSLSEYADAQSFISTDNLDTVPTLWDVSTSTTTTPAQSQLEQNGSSRFHGLASLDDITAIISTPPLGGFQAKRTQTPPEEEEDAEDEETEELGHVDTYAEYKPSKSTIGISHPDIVVETNTLSSVPPPDITYTLSIPESTINCGLLSALQLEAIIYACQQHEVILQNNQRAGFLIGDGAGVGKGRTVAGIILENYLKGRKKALWFSISNDLKFDAERDFKDIDAPLIPVHALNKIKYGDTATSEGVLFATYSALIGESQAGGQRRTRIKQILDWCKPDFDGVIIFDECHKAKNATSTKMGKAVLDLQNKLPRARVVYASATGASEPKNMIYMSRLGIWGEGTPFRAFDDFLHTIEKRGVGAMEIVAMDMKVSGMYIARQLSFSGVSFRVEEIKLDSDFKLVYNKAAKLWAEALQVFLRAADELGLVSRKSLWGQFWSSHQRFFKYLCIAAKVRCLVELAQKDLLAGKCIVIGLQSTGESRTREVLDENDGQLDRFVSAAEGVFQSLVSKHFPSEKQRREKAPGNKRKRKPRGRHHKVAKHTVDSGGVINITDDSSSDSDGMDTDSNSSPDSLLDNDDVIFVNHTSFQTARIEEMKQSLLSKIAVLGKELPLNTLDELIDKFGGPDKVSEMTGRKGRVVRRPDGSVRYESRAEQGLTIDHINLKEKDRFMNGEKCVAIISEAASSGISLQADKRIKNQRRRVHMTLELPWSADRAIQQFGRTHRSNQVTAPEYIFLISELAGERRFASIVAKRLESLGALTHGDRRATESRDLSKYNFENKYGTKALDKITKAILGHIENKVPPPKGYPGGEAIFFREMKLGMMDVGIFCKEPRFGINTEKDCSITKFLNRILGLEVHKQNYLFQYFTDNFDYLIEKDKKEGKYDMGILDLAPGNDEIYEEKQESFLTVGNPQDGQVVLYKISVDRGLTWDEAFNRSQKLNSADEGFYLSQKLRGNHPCVLLAEQGRGKNFVVFKPNIGKQSHPESLDNLHQRYRKVTPEEARDIWENQFTFSFKKCSHANWNGKCKKIEEGQECLQGMRLRQYHMLCGALLRVWKRVSDVVSDITSSSILQIVRLRTKDHNKQVGIKIPENCVARVREELLLMDEEVKRRRKEKEQQAADQRLAEERVRKMEQDNKYLLANLFNQKPMLNQSLPQPLSQSQLLKLKLNQNSLLRAQTGGFSQLQRMPGQSKSTLQPPPQNLLSLKRNPSQTQQQQQRTHNSWPNNPTTTNNNQAPLPNPVSLSSNFSQFYPQSFLSSFPQLKNPSLPLNQATLSQSLSSKNPLNEILDLTVSSPSLSPDTTEAGLALEALAGHAAAFEYNLESLISQSALNAQHAAQIQQPLLLQQQQQQQHQQQQHLQVTQQQQQQQQQQQHLQATQQQQQQQPPQHLQTTQQQNHSLLANNHHQNLLDLFDVPLSPQMPQQKVSPSSSASSCSSSTSAPSSVSNNLVSHVPGGLPPASTLIPTSSPASLFSNPSSSSSLFPSPSPCFSPSFLLTQSDTLSLPNGHCSSATLDVREALNSMLQSGSDRKSVIQYLPQD, from the exons ATGATTGTCTGCCTCATTCCTCGCTGTCTTCCA GACCTGTCCTGCATTGATGACCTCTCCACAAACTCTTTGTTCTCCTCACCGGCCGACTCGCTGTCGGAGTATGCTGATGCCCAGTCCTTCATCAGCACAGATAACCTGGACACGGTGCCCACCCTCTGGGACGTCAGCACTAGTACCACCACCACACCAGCACAAAGCCAGCTAGAG CAGAATGGCAGCAGCAGGTTTCATGGCTTGGCCAGTTTGGATGATATAACTGCTATTATCAGCACCCCACCTTTAGGAGGATTCCAG GCTAAGAGAACTCAGACTCcgccagaggaggaagaggatgctgAGGATGAGGAGACGGAGGAACTGGGACATGTAGACACATATGCTGAGTACAAGCCTTCGAAAT cGACCATAGGAATCTCTCATCCTGACATAGTGGTGGAGACCAACACACTATCCAGTGTCCCTCCTCCTGACATCACATACACTCTCTCTATCCCTGAGTCGACTATTAACTGCGGCTTGCTATCCGCTCTGCAGCTAGAGGCCATCATCTATGCCTGCCAG CAACACGAGGTGATCCTTCAGAACAACCAGAGAGCCGGCTTCCTGATTGGAGATGGGGCAGGGGTCGGAAAAGGTCGCACTGTGGCAGGAATCATCCTGGAGAATTACCTTAAGGGAAGAAAGAAAGCACTGTG GTTTAGCATATCCAATGATCTGAAATTTGATGCAGAGAGAGATTTCAAAGACATAGATGCACCGCTTATTCCTGTGCATGCCTTAAACAAG aTTAAGTATGGAGACACAGCTACCTCAGAAGGAGTCCTGTTCGCAACCTACTCTGCGCTGATAGGAGAGAGCCAAGCAGGAGGGCAGCGGCGGACGAGAATTAAACAGATCCTGGACTGGTGCAAGCCAGACTTTGATGGAGTT ATTATTTTTGATGAATGCCACAAAGCCAAGAATGCCACATCCACAAAGATGGGCAAGGCAGTGCTTGACCTGCAAAACAAGCTGCCACGGGCCAGAGTGGTGTATGCCAGTGCCACAG GTGCCTCTGAGCCAAAGAACATGATCTATATGAGCCGCCTGGGAATCTGGGGTGAGGGCACGCCCTTCAGAGCATTCGATGACTTCCTGCACACCATCGAGAAAAG AGGTGTCGGGGCCATGGAGATTGTTGCCATGGACATGAAAGTGAGCGGTATGTACATTGCCAGGCAGCTGAGCTTCTCAGGGGTATCTTTCCGCGTTGAGGAGATCAAACTAGACAGTGACTTCAAACTGGTCTATAACAAAGCTGCCAAACTG TGGGCAGAGGCATTGCAAGTTTTCTTGCGTGCGGCAGATGAGCTGGGCCTGGTGAGCAGGAAGTCTCTGTGGGGGCAGTTCTGGTCGTCTCACCAACGCTTCTTCAAATACCTCTGCATCGCTGCCAAGGTCCGCTGCCTGGTGGAGCTGGCCCAAAAGGATCTGCTGGCCGGAAAG TGCATCGTTATTGGCCTTCAGTCGACCGGAGAGTCTCGCACCAGAGAAGTCCTGGATGAGAATGATGGACAGCTGGACAGAtttgtctctgcagcaga GGGAGtattccagtctctggtatcgAAACATTTCCcttcagagaaacagaggagagagaaggcaCCAGGCAATAAGAGAAAAC GGAAGCCTAGAGGGCGCCACCACAAGGTAGCCAAGCACACAGTGGACAGCGGCGGTGTGATCAACATCACTGATGACAGCAGTAGTGACTCCGACGGCATGGACACAGACTCCAACTCCTCACCCGACTCCCTGCTGGACAACGATGATGTGATCTTTGTGAACCACACTAGCTTCCAGACAG CGAGGATAGAGGAGATGAAGCAGAGCCTCCTCAGCAAAATAGCCGTGCTGGGAAAAGAACTACCTCTCAACACCTTGGATGAGCTCATAGATAAGTTTGGCGGACCAGATAAAGTCTCAGAG ATGACCGGTCGTAAGGGTCGCGTGGTTCGGCGTCCTGATGGCAGCGTCCGTTATGAGTCACGGGCTGAGCAGGGTCTCACCATCGACCACATCAACTTAAAGGAAAAAGACCGCTTCATGAATGGAGAAAAG TGTGTTGCTATCATCTCAGAGGCAGCCAGCTCTGGGATTTCCCTGCAGGCGGACAAGCGAATTAAAAACCAGAGGCGCAGGGTCCACATGACCCTGGAGCTGCCATGGAGCGCAGACAGAGCTATTCAGCAGTTTG gCCGCACCCATCGGTCCAATCAGGTGACGGCCCCAGAGTACATCTTCCTCATCTCAGAGTTGGCAGGGGAGAGACGCTTTGCCTCCATTGTGGCAAAGAGACTAGAGAGCCTG GGGGCTTtaacacatggagacagaagaGCCACTGAATCCAGAGACCTGAGCAAGTACAATTTTGAAAACAAG TACGGTACCAAGGCTTTGGATAAGATCACCAAAGCAATCCTAGGCCACATAGAGAACAAAGTGCCCCCTCCCAAAGGTTATCCAGGGGGTGAGGCCATCTTCTTCAGAG aaaTGAAACTTGGAATGATGGATGTAGGAATCTTTTGTAAGGAGCCGCGCTTTGGGATCAATACAGAGAAAG aCTGCAGCATCACCAAGTTCCTCAATCGTATCCTTGGCCTGGAGGTCCACAAGCAGAACTATCTCTTCCAGTACTTCACTGATAACTTTGATTATCTAATCGAGAAGGACAAGAAGGAGGGCAAATACGATATGGGAATCCTAG ACCTGGCCCCGGGTAATGACGAGATCTatgaggagaagcaggaatCTTTCCTGACAGTTGGAAACCCTCAGGATGGACAGGTTGTTCTCTATAAG ATCAGTGTGGACAGAGGTTTGACCTGGGATGAGGCCTTCAACAGGTCTCAGAAGCTCAACAGCGCCGATGAGGGATTCTATCTGTCCCAGAAG CTGCGAGGAAACCACCCATGTGTGCTGCTGGCTGAGCAAGGAAGAGGCAAGAACTTTGTTGTCTTCAAGCCTAATATCGGCAAGCAGAGCCACCCCGAGAGCCTGGACAACCTACACCAGCGTTACCGGAAG GTGACTCCGGAGGAAGCTAGAGACATTTGGGAGAACCagttcaccttctccttcaAGAAGTGTAGCCATGCCAACTG GAATGGGAAGTGTAAGAAAATTGAGGAAGGCCAGGAGTGTCTGCAGGGCATGCGCCTGCGTCAGTACCACATGTTGTGTGGTGCTCTCCTGCGCGTGTGGAAGCGTGTGTCCGACGTGGTGTCTGACATCACCAGCTCCAGCATCTTGCAGATTGTCCGTCTTAGAACTAAGGATCACAACAAGCAAGTCG GTATCAAGATCCCAGAGAACTGCGTGGCCCGTGTGCGGGAAGAGCTATTGCTAATGgacgaggaggtgaagaggaggcggaaggagaaggagcagcaggccGCGGATCAGCGGCTGGCGGAGGAGCGCGTGCGTAAAATGGAGCAGGATAACAAGTACCTTCTGGCGAATCTGTTCAACCAGAAGCCCATGCTTAACCAGTCCCTCCCTCAGCCTCTCAGCCAGAGCCAGCTCCTCAAACTGAAACTGAACCAAAACTCTCTATTGAGGGCACAAACTGGGGGCTTCTCTCAGCTGCAGAGAATGCCAGGCCAGAGCAAGTCTACcttacagccccccccccagaacTTGTTGTCCTTAAAGCGAAATCCCAGCcaaacgcagcagcagcagcaacggACCCATAACAGCTGGCCCAACAATCCCACCACAACCAACAACAACCAGGCCCCTCTGCCCAACCCCGTTAGCCTCAGCTCAAATTTCTCTCAGTTTTACCCCCagtctttcctttcctcttttccaCAGCTGAAGAACCCGTCTCTTCCACTCAATCAGGCCACGCTGTCTCAAAGCTTGTCTTCCAAGAATCCCCTGAATGAGATCTTGGACCTAACTGTCAGCTCCCCGTCGCTCTCCCCAGACACCACGGAGGCCGGGCTGGCTCTTGAAGCTCTGGCCGGACACGCAGCAGCATTCGAATACAACCTGGAGTCTCTGATTTCCCAGAGTGCATTGAATGCTCAGCACGCTGCACAAATACAGCAGCCTCTTTtgctacaacaacaacaacagcagcagcaccagcagcagcaacatctgcaggtgacacagcagcagcagcaacaacaacaacaacaacaacatctacaggcgacacagcagcagcagcagcagcaaccaccACAGCATCTGCAGACGACGCAGCAGCAGAATCACAGCCTGCTCGCCAATAACCACCATCAGAACCTGTTAGATTTGTTTGACGTGCCCCTTTCTCCCCAGATGCCCCAGCAGAAAGTCAGCCCttcatcctctgcttcctcctgttcttcctccacctccgccCCCTCGTCTGTGTCGAACAACCTGGTCTCTCACGTGCCCGGTGGTCTCCCGCCCGCGTCCACCCTCATCCCAACATCATCCCCCGCTTCTCTCTTCTCCAAcccgtcctcctcttcttctctgtttcccaGCCCTTCcccctgtttctctccctcctttctcctcacCCAGTCGGACACTCTGTCCTTACCCAACGGCCACTGCAGTTCTGCCACTCTCGACGTCCGCGAGGCGCTGAACAGCATGCTACAGTCCGGTTCAGACCGCAAGTCTGTCATCCAGTACCTGCCACAAGACTGA